The following coding sequences lie in one Nitratireductor mangrovi genomic window:
- the gyrB gene encoding DNA topoisomerase (ATP-hydrolyzing) subunit B, with the protein MSESSETRPGAEPEYGAESIKVLKGLDAVRKRPGMYIGDTDDGSGLHHMVYEVVDNAIDEALAGHADRVTVSLNPDGSVTVTDNGRGIPTDIHPGEGVSAAEVIMTQLHAGGKFDQNSYKVSGGLHGVGVSVVNALSTSLKLTIRRAGKLHEMSFTHGVADAPLAVTGDAGSDTGTEVTFLPSPETFSKTEFDFGTLEHRLRELAFLNSGVRIVLSDRRHADVVTHELLYDGGLEEFVRYLDRARKSLIPVPISIRAERDGITVEVAMWWNDSYHENVLCFTNNIPQRDGGTHLAGFRAALTRQVTGYAENAGIVKKEKVSLTGDDCREGLTAVLSVKVPDPKFSSQTKDKLVSSEVRPVVEGLVNEALNTWLEEHPGEAKTLVTKVVEAAAAREAARKARELTRRKGALDITSLPGKLADCQERDPAKSEIFIVEGDSAGGSAKGGRSRQNQAILPLRGKILNVERARFDRMLSSDMIGTLITALGTGIGKDEFNPEKLRYHKIIIMTDADVDGAHIRTLLLTFFFRQMPELIERGHLYIAQPPLYKVTRGKSTQYIKDEQAFEEYLIAGGLEETALELASGEVRAGQDLRAAIDDALAVRSLINGLHTRYDRAVVEQAAIAGALTPEVFIDLGRANQMAQTIAERLDMISEDTERGWEGRTATSNEGSGGFIFERTVRGVKDAVHLDMALIGSADARALHRYAGRLDEVYRTQPVLRRKEFSEAMSGPIRLLDAVFAAGRKGITMQRYKGLGEMNAEQLWETTLDPEARSLLQVKVADATDADALFARLMGDEVEPRREFIQDNALSVANLDI; encoded by the coding sequence ATGAGCGAATCGTCCGAGACACGGCCAGGCGCCGAGCCCGAATATGGCGCGGAATCGATCAAGGTCCTCAAGGGCCTCGATGCGGTCCGCAAGCGCCCGGGCATGTATATCGGCGACACCGATGACGGCTCCGGCCTGCACCACATGGTCTACGAGGTGGTCGACAACGCCATCGACGAGGCGCTGGCCGGCCATGCCGACCGGGTGACGGTGTCGCTCAACCCGGACGGCTCTGTCACCGTCACCGACAATGGCCGCGGCATCCCGACCGACATCCACCCCGGCGAGGGCGTTTCCGCCGCCGAGGTGATCATGACCCAGCTCCATGCCGGCGGCAAGTTCGACCAGAACTCCTACAAGGTCTCCGGCGGCCTGCACGGGGTCGGCGTCTCCGTCGTCAATGCGCTCTCGACATCGCTCAAGCTCACCATCCGCCGCGCCGGTAAGCTGCACGAGATGAGCTTCACCCATGGCGTCGCCGACGCGCCGCTCGCCGTCACCGGCGATGCCGGTTCCGACACCGGCACCGAGGTCACCTTCCTGCCCTCGCCCGAGACCTTCTCGAAGACCGAGTTCGACTTCGGCACGCTGGAGCACCGGCTGCGCGAGCTCGCCTTCCTCAATTCCGGCGTGCGCATCGTCCTGTCGGACCGCCGCCACGCCGACGTCGTCACTCACGAACTGCTCTACGACGGCGGGCTGGAGGAGTTCGTCCGCTATCTCGACCGCGCCCGCAAGTCGCTGATCCCGGTCCCGATCTCGATCCGCGCCGAGCGCGACGGCATCACCGTCGAGGTCGCCATGTGGTGGAACGATTCCTACCACGAGAACGTGCTCTGCTTCACCAACAACATCCCCCAGCGCGACGGCGGCACCCATCTCGCCGGCTTCCGCGCCGCGCTGACGCGCCAGGTCACCGGCTATGCCGAGAACGCCGGCATCGTGAAGAAGGAGAAGGTCTCGCTCACCGGCGACGATTGCCGCGAGGGGCTGACCGCGGTCCTCTCGGTAAAGGTTCCGGATCCGAAATTTTCCTCGCAGACCAAGGACAAGCTGGTCTCCTCAGAGGTCCGCCCGGTGGTCGAGGGCCTCGTCAACGAGGCGCTCAACACCTGGCTCGAAGAGCATCCGGGCGAGGCGAAAACCCTGGTCACCAAGGTTGTCGAGGCCGCCGCCGCCCGCGAGGCGGCCCGCAAGGCGCGTGAACTGACGCGGCGCAAGGGCGCGCTCGACATCACCTCGCTGCCCGGCAAGCTCGCCGACTGCCAGGAGCGCGATCCGGCCAAGTCGGAAATCTTCATCGTCGAGGGCGATTCGGCCGGCGGCTCGGCCAAGGGCGGCCGCTCGCGCCAGAACCAGGCGATCCTGCCGCTGCGCGGCAAGATCCTCAATGTCGAGCGCGCCCGCTTCGACCGCATGCTGTCGTCCGACATGATCGGCACGCTGATCACCGCGCTCGGCACCGGCATCGGCAAGGACGAGTTCAACCCCGAGAAGCTGCGCTACCACAAGATCATCATCATGACCGACGCCGACGTCGACGGCGCCCACATCCGCACCCTGCTCTTGACCTTCTTCTTCCGCCAGATGCCGGAGCTGATCGAGCGCGGCCACCTCTATATCGCGCAGCCGCCGCTCTACAAGGTGACGCGCGGCAAGAGCACCCAATACATCAAGGACGAGCAGGCCTTCGAGGAATATCTGATCGCCGGCGGCCTCGAGGAGACCGCGCTCGAGCTCGCCAGCGGCGAGGTCCGCGCCGGGCAGGATCTGCGCGCCGCGATAGACGACGCGCTCGCCGTGCGTTCGCTCATCAACGGGCTCCACACCCGCTACGACCGCGCCGTGGTCGAGCAGGCGGCGATCGCCGGCGCGCTCACGCCGGAGGTCTTCATCGACCTCGGCCGCGCCAACCAGATGGCGCAGACGATCGCCGAGCGCCTCGACATGATCTCGGAGGACACCGAGCGCGGCTGGGAAGGCCGCACCGCGACCTCCAACGAGGGCAGCGGTGGTTTCATCTTCGAGCGCACCGTGCGCGGCGTGAAGGACGCCGTCCATCTCGACATGGCGCTGATCGGCTCCGCCGACGCGCGCGCGCTGCACCGCTATGCCGGCCGCCTCGACGAGGTCTACCGCACCCAGCCGGTGCTGCGCCGCAAGGAGTTTTCGGAGGCGATGTCAGGCCCGATCAGGCTGCTCGACGCGGTCTTCGCTGCCGGGCGCAAGGGCATCACCATGCAGCGTTACAAGGGCCTTGGCGAGATGAACGCCGAGCAGCTCTGGGAAACCACGCTCGATCCCGAGGCGCGCTCGCTGCTGCAGGTCAAGGTCGCCGACGCCACCGACGCCGACGCGCTGTTTGCCCGCCTGATGGGCGACGAGGTCGAGCCGCGCCGCGAATTCATCCAGGACAACGCGCTGTCGGTCGCCAATCTGGATATCTGA
- a CDS encoding caspase family protein, protein MRIVFAAIFVVVTASAAFAERRVALVFGADRYEAIRPLANAVNDARAVEEALDALGFEVFSEANRDLRRMRRALEDFAEDAAGADVALIFFAGHGVEVAGENRLLPTDADASSLEALEASSLPLEELRRTAAEVADIALIVLDACRNDPFGASPDPQGRGAKALRLPATVKPGLGRLGRAENTLFAFSAAPGETAADGEGDNSPFTTALAKYLGTEGLEIRSVLTLVQQEVYDRSRGAQLPYVESGLPALFFASEASGDLPERERLLLAMADLSPQMREDVERIAADAGMPLAPLYGALIGGDVAGLNREERTEKLREAAASFTRVRDELRTLRSGDERVTALRRAAEEQLALGAFDGARAKLSEAANIDATSRETLKANYVERTLSEAATHYLNGGAAAAELKYQLAIADYEKAAALYAEVDGEQTFSEHDHFQYLRVLWSLGETLETTGNAPAAFETFGVLHERVRELASSDPTDVVWQQNLSAAYDRLGNIQLALGDLDAALSTFEQGLQIAKRLAASEPQNLTRQQTLSAFHLSKGDVQVLLGKRAAAKISFNETLAISKKLMVEHPENRGVLHDLIAAYQRIANLELAQGDLPGALKSYMAISVFIYENAGDEWDDPTMQRNRSVVYGNIARVKSRLGDLEDALRYNIFSVAIAERLAASDPGNARLQHDLLAAYTTVGDVRTARAELADAAVAYGDGHVIAERLATSNPDHVGWQRGLAISHGKIGDVRKAQGDLAGALTAYEAGLAIAERLAAADPGNSEWLRDLVVVYFQMAEAGSEPRENYQKALNIILKMQESGILAPSDASILGILRGRLEGLGTLEAAE, encoded by the coding sequence GTGCGGATCGTCTTTGCGGCGATATTTGTTGTCGTCACGGCAAGCGCGGCTTTCGCGGAACGGCGCGTGGCGCTTGTCTTCGGCGCCGACCGCTACGAGGCGATCCGCCCGCTCGCCAATGCCGTCAACGACGCCCGCGCGGTCGAGGAGGCGCTCGACGCGCTCGGCTTCGAGGTGTTTTCCGAGGCAAACCGCGACTTGCGCCGCATGCGCCGGGCCCTGGAGGATTTCGCCGAGGATGCGGCCGGCGCCGACGTCGCCCTGATCTTCTTCGCCGGCCACGGCGTCGAGGTCGCCGGCGAGAACCGTTTGCTGCCGACCGATGCCGACGCCTCCTCGCTGGAGGCGCTGGAGGCCAGCTCGCTGCCGCTGGAGGAACTGCGCCGGACGGCGGCCGAGGTGGCGGACATCGCGCTGATCGTGCTCGACGCCTGCCGCAACGATCCTTTCGGGGCATCCCCCGACCCGCAAGGGCGCGGCGCGAAGGCGCTGAGGCTGCCGGCGACGGTCAAGCCCGGATTGGGCCGGCTCGGCCGCGCCGAGAACACGCTGTTTGCCTTTTCCGCCGCGCCGGGCGAGACGGCGGCCGACGGCGAGGGAGACAATTCCCCCTTCACCACGGCGCTGGCCAAATATCTCGGGACCGAGGGGCTGGAGATCCGCTCGGTGCTGACGCTGGTGCAGCAGGAGGTCTACGACCGCTCGCGCGGCGCGCAACTGCCCTATGTGGAAAGCGGCCTGCCGGCGCTGTTCTTCGCCTCGGAGGCCTCCGGCGACCTGCCCGAGCGGGAGCGGCTGCTGCTTGCCATGGCCGATCTCAGCCCGCAGATGCGGGAAGACGTGGAGCGCATCGCAGCGGACGCCGGCATGCCGCTGGCGCCGCTTTATGGCGCGCTGATCGGCGGCGATGTCGCCGGCCTCAACCGGGAGGAGCGGACCGAGAAGCTGCGCGAGGCGGCCGCTTCGTTCACCAGGGTGCGCGACGAGCTTCGCACGCTGCGTTCCGGCGACGAACGCGTGACCGCGCTGCGCCGCGCGGCGGAAGAGCAACTGGCGCTCGGCGCGTTCGACGGCGCGCGGGCGAAGCTGAGCGAGGCGGCAAACATCGACGCGACCTCGCGCGAGACGCTGAAGGCGAACTATGTCGAACGGACCCTGTCGGAAGCGGCGACCCACTACCTGAACGGCGGCGCGGCGGCGGCGGAACTGAAATACCAGCTCGCCATCGCCGACTACGAAAAGGCGGCGGCGCTCTACGCGGAAGTCGACGGGGAGCAAACCTTTTCCGAGCATGATCACTTCCAGTATCTGCGCGTGCTGTGGTCACTTGGAGAAACACTCGAGACTACCGGCAACGCTCCCGCCGCATTCGAGACGTTTGGCGTTCTGCACGAAAGGGTCAGAGAGCTCGCAAGTTCCGATCCGACCGACGTCGTGTGGCAGCAAAATCTGTCAGCCGCCTATGACAGACTGGGCAATATTCAACTTGCCTTAGGCGATCTGGACGCAGCATTGTCTACCTTCGAGCAAGGTCTGCAAATCGCCAAAAGGCTTGCAGCTTCCGAGCCCCAAAACCTAACTCGGCAACAAACACTTTCGGCGTTTCACCTTAGCAAGGGGGATGTACAGGTTTTGCTCGGCAAACGGGCCGCCGCCAAAATATCATTCAATGAAACTCTGGCGATCAGCAAAAAGCTGATGGTTGAGCACCCGGAAAACAGGGGCGTACTGCACGATTTGATAGCTGCATACCAACGGATCGCCAATTTGGAGCTGGCGCAAGGCGACCTGCCCGGCGCTCTCAAATCTTACATGGCAATATCGGTGTTCATCTATGAGAACGCCGGAGACGAGTGGGACGACCCCACAATGCAGCGTAACCGCTCGGTCGTCTATGGCAATATCGCTAGAGTTAAGTCGAGGCTTGGCGATCTGGAAGATGCCCTAAGGTACAATATTTTCAGCGTCGCGATAGCCGAGCGGCTCGCGGCGTCTGATCCTGGCAATGCTCGGTTACAGCACGATCTGTTGGCGGCTTACACGACGGTTGGCGACGTGCGGACGGCTCGGGCCGAACTTGCTGATGCAGCGGTCGCTTACGGTGATGGCCACGTAATTGCCGAGCGGCTGGCGACCTCCAATCCGGACCATGTCGGCTGGCAGCGCGGTCTGGCGATCAGCCACGGCAAGATCGGCGACGTGCGCAAAGCTCAGGGCGACCTCGCCGGGGCGCTTACCGCCTATGAGGCCGGTCTTGCCATCGCCGAACGGCTCGCCGCCGCGGATCCGGGCAATTCGGAATGGCTGCGCGACCTGGTGGTTGTGTATTTCCAGATGGCCGAAGCGGGCAGCGAACCGCGTGAGAACTATCAAAAGGCGCTCAACATCATACTGAAGATGCAGGAGAGCGGCATACTCGCGCCGTCCGATGCGTCCATACTTGGTATCCTGCGCGGCAGGCTCGAAGGTCTGGGGACGCTAGAAGCCGCCGAATGA
- a CDS encoding GNAT family N-acetyltransferase, which yields MSGYFGSEEQQRLQRQAEANADLITNTPGACQTGRTMGCDDPDKLGWDRITEFLDRDGICGFRLLSPEAADQIRARLLGQDYRFDAWDVFLAPRAAALAAAEAILARGLPDGLAELDRPTDPKSEYVTKIQVLMNAAGVVPFSGSLLVGALGPATTTVIGDRHGEIVAAAHCYLPHNAHSPYHRYAWGGLVAVLESKRGSGLGSYINARMIVSAFRDLDATHIYELVSATNVSSRKMVVASGLRLEPTLICGVVAAKKGARFTR from the coding sequence ATGTCAGGTTACTTCGGTTCGGAGGAGCAACAGCGCTTGCAAAGGCAGGCTGAGGCGAACGCCGATCTAATCACCAATACACCCGGCGCATGCCAAACGGGCCGCACGATGGGTTGTGATGACCCCGATAAACTGGGTTGGGATCGGATTACCGAATTTCTTGATCGCGACGGCATCTGCGGGTTCCGCCTTCTCTCCCCCGAGGCGGCTGACCAGATCAGGGCTCGGCTTCTGGGACAGGATTATCGGTTCGATGCGTGGGATGTTTTCCTCGCCCCGCGCGCCGCTGCGCTCGCCGCTGCGGAAGCAATCCTAGCTCGTGGGCTACCAGACGGGTTGGCCGAACTGGACCGGCCGACCGATCCGAAAAGCGAATACGTCACGAAGATTCAGGTGCTGATGAACGCGGCGGGGGTAGTACCGTTCTCTGGCTCACTACTCGTCGGAGCCCTTGGTCCGGCGACGACCACGGTCATAGGTGATAGGCACGGGGAGATAGTGGCAGCCGCACATTGCTACCTGCCTCACAATGCCCACAGCCCCTATCACCGATATGCTTGGGGAGGACTCGTCGCCGTATTGGAGTCGAAAAGGGGAAGCGGGCTTGGCAGCTACATCAACGCCCGGATGATTGTGAGTGCCTTTCGCGACCTCGACGCAACCCACATATACGAGCTCGTATCGGCTACCAACGTCAGCTCGCGAAAAATGGTCGTGGCGTCCGGCCTCCGGCTCGAACCAACACTGATCTGTGGTGTCGTTGCAGCGAAAAAAGGCGCTCGCTTCACCCGATAA
- a CDS encoding class I SAM-dependent methyltransferase — MARDHLLINRDLWDADAANWVAVGERLWSLDSPEWGNWGNPDEGLSLLPPDMTGIKAIELGCGTGYVSGWMARRGASVTAIDISTEQLATARRLAAEHGADITFIEGNAETTGLPDAAFDFAISEYGASIWCVPEKWLREAWRLLRPGGRLVFLGNHPLSLICSPLDGSPCDRTLHRPYRGMWGADWTEVEFEPSGVCFNLTISSWMELFAAIGFDVAGYQEVFAPEGASGTRAAIPADWARNYPVEQVWQIKKPG; from the coding sequence ATGGCGCGCGACCATCTCTTAATCAACCGGGATCTGTGGGATGCCGACGCGGCCAACTGGGTTGCGGTCGGCGAACGTCTCTGGAGCCTCGACAGCCCGGAATGGGGCAACTGGGGCAACCCGGACGAGGGCCTGAGCCTGCTTCCGCCCGACATGACGGGCATCAAGGCCATCGAACTCGGATGCGGCACGGGCTACGTCTCCGGCTGGATGGCCCGGCGCGGGGCAAGCGTCACCGCGATCGACATCTCCACCGAACAACTGGCCACCGCACGCCGCCTCGCCGCCGAACACGGTGCGGACATCACCTTCATCGAGGGCAACGCCGAAACCACCGGCCTGCCCGACGCCGCGTTCGACTTCGCGATCTCGGAATATGGCGCGTCGATCTGGTGTGTGCCGGAGAAATGGCTGCGGGAAGCATGGCGCCTGCTGCGGCCGGGCGGGCGGCTGGTCTTCCTCGGCAACCATCCGCTTTCCCTGATCTGCTCGCCGCTCGACGGGTCGCCCTGCGACCGGACGCTGCACCGGCCCTATCGCGGCATGTGGGGCGCCGACTGGACCGAGGTCGAATTCGAGCCGAGCGGCGTCTGCTTCAACCTGACGATTTCGTCCTGGATGGAATTGTTCGCAGCCATCGGCTTCGATGTTGCCGGGTACCAGGAAGTCTTCGCGCCCGAGGGGGCCTCGGGGACGCGCGCGGCGATCCCCGCCGACTGGGCCAGAAACTATCCGGTGGAGCAGGTCTGGCAGATCAAGAAGCCTGGATGA
- a CDS encoding MBL fold metallo-hydrolase, with translation MAATTHQDSLIYPFPEPPAPGAVTEVAPGILWARIPLPFRLDHVNIFLIEDGDGWAVLDTGIANDPTRAIWQALADGPLAGRRLSRLIVSHYHPDHIGLAGWLCETFDLPLLTSHSAYLGCLNISLSPGALEAKPYHDFYRRHGMPEEMAQLVSTQGHNYLRMVTPLPPTFRRLVAGDRLTLGGRDFEVLSGNGHAPEQLMFYWRDGNVLLAADQVLAKITPNISVWAVEPEGDPLGLYLRSLKALEADIPADALVLPGHQLPFRGLHTRCRELAEHHDERCAIIADACREQARSVAGLLPFVFPRKLDPHQTSFAFSEVHAHVNRMLWQGELVRDEASEDVHRYRLA, from the coding sequence TTGGCCGCAACCACCCACCAGGACAGCCTGATCTATCCCTTCCCCGAGCCGCCGGCGCCGGGCGCGGTGACCGAGGTGGCGCCGGGCATCTTGTGGGCACGCATCCCGCTGCCGTTCCGGCTCGACCACGTCAACATCTTCCTGATCGAGGATGGCGACGGCTGGGCGGTGCTCGACACCGGCATCGCCAATGATCCGACGCGGGCGATCTGGCAGGCGCTCGCCGACGGGCCGCTGGCCGGGCGCAGGCTCAGCCGGCTGATCGTCAGCCACTACCATCCCGACCATATCGGGCTCGCCGGCTGGCTGTGCGAAACCTTCGACCTGCCGTTGCTCACCAGCCATTCGGCCTATCTCGGCTGCCTCAACATCTCGCTCAGCCCGGGCGCGCTGGAGGCCAAGCCCTATCACGATTTCTACCGCCGGCACGGCATGCCGGAGGAGATGGCGCAACTGGTCAGCACGCAGGGCCACAACTATCTGCGCATGGTGACGCCGCTGCCGCCGACCTTCCGGCGGCTGGTCGCCGGCGACCGGCTGACGCTGGGCGGGCGCGATTTCGAGGTGCTGTCGGGCAACGGCCACGCGCCGGAACAGCTGATGTTTTACTGGCGCGACGGCAACGTGCTGCTGGCCGCCGACCAGGTGCTGGCCAAGATCACGCCCAATATCAGCGTCTGGGCAGTGGAGCCGGAGGGCGACCCGCTGGGGCTCTATCTGCGCTCGCTGAAGGCGCTGGAGGCCGACATCCCGGCCGACGCGCTGGTGTTGCCGGGCCACCAGCTGCCGTTCCGCGGCCTGCACACGCGCTGCCGGGAACTCGCCGAACACCATGACGAGCGCTGCGCGATCATCGCCGACGCGTGCCGCGAGCAGGCGCGCTCGGTCGCCGGGCTGCTGCCGTTCGTGTTTCCGCGCAAGCTCGACCCGCACCAGACCAGCTTCGCCTTCAGCGAGGTGCACGCGCACGTCAACCGCATGCTGTGGCAGGGCGAACTGGTGCGCGACGAAGCGAGCGAGGACGTGCACCGCTACCGGCTCGCCTGA
- a CDS encoding aldehyde dehydrogenase family protein, translating to MLRRTDFYIDGRWVAPAAPNELEVVNPANEQPFAVISLGGKADVDTAVAAARRAFAAWSVSPKEERIAALERLAEAYKARMADMAKAISDEMGAPIRLATESQAAAGLGHIKTFIRTLKEFQFEHILNERSPRDMIMHEPVGVCGLITPWNWPMNQVTLKVVPAIAAGCTVILKPSEIAPISSIVFTEIMDAAGFPAGVYNMVNGDGPGVGEAMSRHPGIDMMSFTGSTRAGVAVSKAAADTVKRVTLELGGKSPNIVFADSDLPDAVRRGAAHCFENTGQSCNAPTRMLVERSVYDEAVGIAADFARGQKVGNPAEDGDHIGPLSSQVQFDKVQALIEAGIKEGARLVEGGLGRPEGFNRGYYVRPTVFADVSNEMRIAREEIFGPVLAMIPFDGEDEAVEIANDTPYGLASYVQSGDVERLRRVTRRLRAGMVHLNGAWRSAGAPFGGYKQSGLGREGGRWGLEDFLEVKSVAGWE from the coding sequence ATGCTGCGCAGGACCGACTTTTACATCGACGGCAGATGGGTGGCGCCGGCGGCGCCGAACGAGCTCGAGGTCGTCAATCCGGCCAACGAGCAGCCTTTCGCCGTCATCTCGCTGGGCGGCAAGGCCGATGTCGACACGGCGGTCGCCGCGGCCCGCCGTGCCTTCGCGGCCTGGAGCGTTTCGCCGAAGGAGGAGCGCATCGCTGCCCTCGAACGGCTGGCCGAGGCCTACAAGGCGCGCATGGCCGACATGGCGAAAGCGATCTCCGACGAGATGGGCGCGCCGATCAGGCTCGCCACCGAATCGCAGGCCGCAGCCGGGCTCGGGCACATCAAGACCTTCATCCGCACGCTGAAGGAGTTCCAGTTCGAGCACATCCTCAACGAGCGCAGCCCGCGCGACATGATCATGCACGAACCCGTCGGGGTCTGCGGGCTGATCACGCCGTGGAACTGGCCGATGAACCAGGTGACGCTCAAGGTGGTGCCGGCGATTGCCGCCGGCTGCACCGTGATCCTCAAGCCATCCGAGATCGCGCCGATCTCGTCGATCGTCTTCACCGAGATCATGGACGCCGCCGGCTTCCCGGCCGGCGTCTACAACATGGTCAACGGCGACGGCCCCGGCGTCGGCGAGGCGATGTCGCGCCACCCGGGCATCGACATGATGTCGTTCACCGGCTCGACCCGGGCCGGCGTGGCGGTCAGCAAGGCCGCCGCCGACACCGTCAAGCGCGTCACGCTGGAACTCGGCGGCAAGTCACCCAACATCGTCTTTGCCGATTCGGACCTGCCCGACGCGGTCAGGCGCGGCGCCGCGCACTGCTTCGAAAACACCGGCCAGTCCTGCAACGCGCCGACCCGCATGCTGGTCGAGCGCTCCGTCTATGACGAGGCGGTCGGCATCGCCGCCGATTTCGCGCGTGGCCAGAAGGTCGGCAATCCGGCCGAGGACGGCGACCATATCGGCCCGCTTTCCTCACAGGTGCAGTTCGACAAGGTGCAGGCGCTGATCGAGGCCGGCATCAAGGAAGGCGCGCGCCTGGTCGAGGGCGGCCTCGGGCGGCCGGAAGGTTTCAACCGTGGCTATTACGTGCGCCCGACCGTCTTTGCCGACGTCAGCAACGAGATGAGGATCGCGCGCGAGGAGATTTTCGGGCCCGTGCTGGCGATGATTCCGTTCGACGGCGAGGACGAGGCGGTCGAGATCGCCAACGACACGCCCTACGGGCTGGCGAGCTACGTGCAGTCCGGCGATGTCGAGAGGCTGCGCCGCGTCACCCGCCGGCTGCGCGCCGGCATGGTGCATCTCAACGGTGCCTGGCGCTCGGCGGGCGCGCCGTTCGGCGGCTATAAGCAGTCCGGCCTTGGCCGCGAGGGCGGGCGCTGGGGCCTGGAGGATTTTCTCGAGGTCAAGTCGGTCGCCGGCTGGGAGTAG
- a CDS encoding class II aldolase and adducin N-terminal domain-containing protein: MIVTPLQADRKPNLTFYEERVDLAAAFRWTARLDMHEAVANHFSLALDESGRRFLINPNMMHFSRIRASDLLELDADDPETMERPDAPDPTAWGLHGALHRHCQHARCVMHVHSVHATVLASLADSTLPPIDQTSATFFERVVVDEGYAGLAFEEEGERCAALLSDPKVKVMVMGNHGVLVIGDSVAETFDRLYYFERACETYIKALWTGKPLRRLPDEVARKVAQQIDDYPVAGARRHLDELKAILDEEGSNFRN; the protein is encoded by the coding sequence ATGATCGTCACCCCTTTGCAGGCCGACCGGAAGCCGAACCTGACCTTCTACGAAGAACGCGTCGACCTCGCCGCGGCGTTCCGCTGGACGGCGCGGCTCGACATGCACGAGGCGGTCGCCAACCATTTCTCGCTGGCGCTCGACGAGAGCGGCCGCCGCTTCCTGATCAACCCGAACATGATGCATTTTTCGCGCATCCGGGCGAGCGACCTCCTGGAGCTGGACGCCGACGATCCGGAGACCATGGAGCGGCCCGATGCGCCGGACCCGACCGCCTGGGGCCTGCACGGAGCACTGCACCGGCACTGCCAGCATGCGCGCTGCGTCATGCATGTGCATTCGGTGCATGCAACGGTGCTGGCCTCGCTCGCCGATTCGACCCTGCCGCCGATCGACCAGACCTCGGCGACCTTCTTCGAACGCGTGGTGGTGGACGAGGGATATGCCGGGCTGGCCTTCGAGGAGGAGGGCGAGCGGTGTGCGGCGCTGCTGTCGGACCCCAAGGTCAAGGTTATGGTGATGGGCAATCACGGCGTTCTGGTGATCGGCGACAGCGTCGCGGAGACCTTCGACCGGCTTTATTATTTCGAGCGTGCCTGCGAGACCTACATCAAGGCGCTGTGGACGGGAAAGCCGCTGAGGCGGCTGCCCGACGAGGTGGCGCGCAAGGTGGCTCAGCAGATCGACGACTACCCCGTGGCCGGGGCGCGCCGGCACCTCGACGAACTCAAGGCGATCCTCGACGAGGAAGGCTCGAACTTTCGCAACTGA